The genomic window GGTTGCCGGGGTTGATCACGCAGATGGCCTTCACGCGTGTGCCCTCCGCCTTCGCCTGGGCCAGGGAGGCCTCCAGCATGGGGCGGCTCAGCTTCCAGCCGTTCGCCTCGTCCAGGTAGTAGGGCACCATGCGTCCTTCATAGAGGGTGATGGTGGCTGAATACAGCGGGTACTGGGGGATGGGCACCATGATGCCGTCCTGGGGTCCGCTGAGCAGCAGCCGCAGGATGGTCTGCACGCCTTTGCTGGCGCCGTCCGTGAGGAAGATGGCATCGGGATCCACCCCGATGTGGTCGCGCTCCAGGATGAATTCGGCCACGGCCTCGCGGATGAACCGCACGCCGCGGCTTTCGCTGTAGGCGCCGAGCCCGTGCCGGGTGCCGGCGAGGATGGCCTTGGCCGTTTCGACCACATCCGTGGGGAAGGTGCCCGGAGCCAGGTCCAGGAGGGCCGGATATTCACAGAGGGCCAGGATCTGGCGGTTCCAGGTGAGGGCCTTCTGCCCCAACGACTGTGGGTTCCCGATGTTGCAGTAGATGATCTCGCGGCCCTGCTTCTCCAGCTCCCCGGCCCGGGCCACGATGGGGCCCCGCACGGCGTATTCCGTTTCGAGGACGGCTTTCCCGAGGTCAGTCAAACGGATGGTCATGGGCGCTCCAACCCTTGAGTTTAACCTCAGCCCGCCCTGTGACCGCCGTCATCCTACTCCGCGTCAGGGCCTCCGGCCTTGGGCGGGGACAGGCGGCCAGATAGACTGGAGATTCCAGATTCACACAGTCACGCCACCTCCCCTCCTTTTCAGAAGAGGCTTTCATGCTCGGTTTCTCGCTTTCCCCTGAACAGCTGGCCGAAAAAGAACGGGCCCATACCTTCGCCGAGAAGATCATGCGCCCCGTGGCCCGCAAGTACGACGAGACGGGCGAGTGGGCCGTGGATGTCTACAAGGCGGCCTGGGACCAGGGCTACCTCCAGGCCCTGGTGCCTGAGGACTGCGGCGGTCCCGGCGCCAAGCAGATCGAGGAAGCCATCGTCTGCGAGGAGCTGGCCTGGGGCTGCGCCGGCCTCTACACCTCCATCATGGCCAACGGCCTGGCCATGACGCCCCTGCTGGTCGCGGCCTCCCCCGAACAGAAGAAGAAGTGGCTGGGCATGCTCGCGGAAGAGCCCAAGTTCGCGGCCTTCTCCCTGTCCGAGCCCAACGCCGGTTCCGATGCCGGCGGCATGAGCTGCCGCGCCGAGAAGAAGGGCGACAAGTACATCATCAACGGCACGAAGTGCTACTGCACCAACGGCGGTTACGCGGATTGGTACGCCCTCTTCGCCAGCACCGATCCCACCAAGGGTGCCCGCGGCACCAGCTGCATCGTGGTGCCCCGCGACACGCCGGGCCTGGTGGTGGGCAAGGCCATGGACAAGATGGGCCAGCGCGCCTCCAACCAGGTGGAGCTCTACTTCAACGACGCCGAAGTGCCCGTGGAGAACCTCCTGGGCAAGGAGGGCATGGGCTTCGTCATCGCCATGAAGACCCTGGATCAGACCCGCGCAGCCGTGGCCGCCGGAGGCGTGGGCGTGGCCCGGGCCGCCTTCGAGATCGCCCTGGAGTACGCCAAGACCCGCATCCAGTTCGGCCAGCCCATCTTCGCGAACCAGGCCATCAGCTTCATGCTGGCGGACATGGCCAAGAAGATCGAGGCCAGCCGCCTGCTCACCTGGCAGGCCGCCTGGATGACCGACAACGGCATCAAGAACTCCAAGCAGAGTGCCATCGCCAAGACCTTCGCCACCGACACCGCCATGGAAGTCAGCACCGACGCCGTGCAGATCCTCGGCGGCAACGGCTACAGCCGCGACTACCTGGTCGAGAAGTGCATGCGCGACGCCAAGCTCCTGCAGATCTATGAAGGAACGAACCAGATCCAGCGGCTGGTGATCGCCAAGGAAATCCAGCAGGGGAACTGATCGTCAGAGATCGCCCTATCCTCAGAAGGCGGCCCCTGGCCGCCTTCTGAGTTCCTGGAGCCCCCATGCGCAGCTGGATCCTCCTCCTCGTGGCCGGTCTCCTGGAGACGGGCTGGGCCATCGGCCTGAAATACACCCAGGGCTTCACGCGGCCCCTGGCCTCGGTCCTCACAGGACTGGCCATCGTGGGGAGCATGGTCCTGCTGGGACTGGCCGCCAAGGAGCTGCCCATCGGCACCGCCTACCCGGTGTGGGTGGGCATCGGGGCCTTCGGGGCGGCCGTGCTGGGCATGGTCCTCTTCAAGGAGCCGGTGACGCCCGGCCGGATCTTCTTTCTCGTCCTGCTCATGGTGGCGGTCATGGGCCTGAAGGCGACCACGGCCTAAGCTCTACCGCTGGGGGACCGGACCCTTCCCGCGGGGGGATTTTGGGGCTTGAAGACCTCCCCGCCCATCCCTAGAATCCCTTTCAACCAACCATCTTTACCAGCCCAACAGCCGTGAAAGTGGGGTGGGACTCCCGCCGGGGATCCCGGTTTCACTCGGGCGCAAGCCCCCGCGACTCGCGCGCCTGGCGCGCGTCGCGCGATCAACCTCCAGGCGCGAGGGGCTTGGCCCCCGGGAAGAAGGACATGTCCGAAGGTACCGTCAAGTGGTTCAACGCCGAGAAGGGTTTCGGCTTCATCACCCCCGATGAGGGTGGGCCCGACATCTTCGTCCACTACTCCGCCGTGCAGACCAAGGGATTCCGTTCCCTGGACGAGAAGCAGCGCGTCAGCTTCGAGGTGGTGCAGGGCCCCAAGGGGCCTCAGGCCGCGAATGTGAACAAGATCTGAACCCGCCCCTTTTCCGAGCCCCGGTCCCGGCCGGGGCTCGTTGCGTACCCGTGTCGCGTACCATGGGCCCATGCTCTCTGCGCGCCTCCGCCCGGTCCTGGGCCTCCTCCTGATCCTCCTGGTGGTCGTCCTTTCCGTGGAAGGCTTCCGGCAGGAGCCCCGGTTCGGGTGGATCCTGACGGGAACCCTCATCGCCGGGGTGTGGCTGGGCTGGGCCATCCGGCAGGTCTGGATCTATCCGACCGTCCTGGCCCGGGCCGAGATTCTGTGGAGTGCGGGCGAGCCGGCCTCGTCCGTGGCGGAATGCCTGGACCGGGCCCCCCTGGCCACCGGGGAGCTGGGCTACCGCATCCACCTCCTCCGCAGCGCCGCCCATCAGGCACTCGGCTACCGAGACCGGGCCTGGCTGGATCTCCTGGAGGGGCAGTTGTCCCGCGTGCCGCGGTGGAAGCGCCTCGAGGTGGCGCGGGCTTTCCGCAAGGTTCCGGACCTTCCCTCGGCGCGCCGCCTCGCCTGGGGCGAGCGCCTCATCCGGCTGGCTCCCCGCATGGCGCGGCTACGCCACCTGCAGGGCATCCTCCTGCTCCGGTCTGGCGGGGCCGAGGCGCTGCACCAGGCCTGGGCCCACTTCGAAGCCGCCCTGCCGCTGGCCTGGGACGATCCCCTGGTCCTCGACGATCTGATGCTGGCCGGCCTGCAGCATGGCCGCGAGGATGTGGCCGAGCGGGCCCTGGCCGTGCTCATGGCCCGCCACGGTGATCCGCGCCTGCCTTGGGATCGCGGGGCCGCCGGCATGCACCTGCTGCGCAGCGGCCACCCCGCCGAAGCCCTGGCCCTCATCCAGGCCCTGCCTCCGGAGCGGCGCACGCAGCCCCAGCACTGGCTGGTGGAGAGCATCTCCCGGCGCCGGCTCGGAGATCTCGAAGGTTCCTGGCAGGTGGCCGAAGCCGCGGTCCGCCAGCTTCCGGAGGCCTTCCGCCTCTGGATGGAGCGTCACCAGATCGCGCTGGAACTCCGCCGCGACGACGAGGCGCTCCGCAGCCTGGAGCGGGCCTGGAAGGTCATCCCGGGCGGCGCCGAGGGGGAATCCCTCCGGCAGGAATGGCAGCTCCGGCGAGCCGAGTTCGCCTTCTGGTGGGAGGACCAGCCGGACCTGGCGAAGTCGCTTCTCGAGAAGCTTCCGCCAGAACAGCAGGGCCCTCACCACCCGCCCCTCCTCCTGCAGGTCGAGGTGGCCCTGGGCGAGTACGAAACCGCCTACGCCGAGGTGATCAACCTCCTCAAAGCCGAGCCCGGCAACCCGGAGCTCCTGCTGCTCCAGGCGGACTGCCTGGCGGGCATGGAGACCTGGGAAGCCCTGCTGCCCTACCTGAACGGCCTGGGCGAGGCCTGCCGGGAATACCCGGCCTTCTGGCACCTGCGGGGCCTGGCCCAGGCCAACCTGGGCGATCACCTGCCGGCCCGCCTCGATCTCGAGCGCGCCGTCCGCCTGGATCCCCAGCACCTGAGGTACCTGCTGGATGCGGGCCACGGCTGTGCCGAGCTGGGGGACTGGGACCGTGCCGAGGGCCACTGGCGCCAGGCCCTGCAAGTCGATGGCCGGTCCGAGGAGGCCCTCATCCACCTGGCCGAGGCGCGGCGGGAACTGGAGGACCTCGACGGTGCCCGCCGCTACCTGCGCGAATGCCTGCTGCACCACCCCGACAGCGCGGACGCGCAGGCACGGCTGGCCGAGCTGGAGGCCAACTGAACCTTCAGACGGGTTTCAGGCTCCTGAGCAGGGCCAGCTTGCTGTCGTAGCGGGATTGCGCTTCGGGGAGGGACCACTTCCGCGCCTTCTCCAGGGCCTTGATGGCATCCTTCGTCTGTCCCTGGGCCAGGCACACCCGGGCCTGGATCAGGTAGAACTCGGGCTCCCGGGGCAGGAGCTTGATGGCCTGCTTGATGCGCTTCTCCGCCTCGCTCCATTGATCATCGGCCAGCGCCTCCTCAGCCAGGAAGGCATTGAAGAACGGGTCGCGCTTGCGGATCTCCAGCCCCCGCTCCCGGAAGCGGCGGGCCTCCTCCTCCCGCCCCTGGGCGCGCATGAGGTTTTCCATGTTCCCGCAGGGCGCACCATCCCGGGGATCGACCTCCAGGGCCTTCCGGAATGAGACCTCCGCCTCCTTGTCCTGATCCTTGGCCCGCTGGACGACCCCCAGGATGTTCCAGCCCACGCCAAGGCCAGGGTCCACCTCGATCGAGTGGTGCGCGTAGTGCAGGGCCTCCTCCGGTTTGCCTTCGGCCAGCAGCTCCACGGCGCGGTTGCTGTGGAAGAGGGCCACCACCCGCTTGGGCTCGAGGGATGCAATGAGCTGGGAATCCCGGCGGACTTCCGGCAGGAAATCGGCGACGAGCTCCTGGCCGATGGTGCCGGTCGGCACCACGGCCACCACATGGCGTTCGTAGCGGACGGTGGTGCCCACCCGCCGCCAGCGGCTGACCCGGAGCGACTCGCCGTAGCGGGCCTCGAGACCGATGGAGCGGCAGGCCGCCACATAGAGCGCGGTCAGGGAGAGGCAGTTCGCCTTGCGGTCCCGCCAGGCCTCGACAGGCGTCCTCGTGTAGGCATTGTCGTAGACGATGCCCAGGCCCCCCTCCTCCGGCGGGGCGAAGAAGGCCTTGAGCAGGGCCGAGACCTTCGCCGAGACCCCCATCTGGCCGATGGTGTGCTGACGCGCGAAGGTCTGCAGCTCCGGAGGCGCCTCGAAGGGATCCTCTCCGCCGACCAGCAACGCGGCTCCCAGCAGGAGGGGCAGAATTCGCAGGCGCACAGGGGACCTCCCGGCACAACATAGGTCTACGGACAGGAAGTTCAACGGGTTATGAGATGCTGATGAGCTCGGAGGGATTATGCCGAATCCAAGCGCCGTCGTGTGTGCCTATTCCAGCGTGGGGACCGCCGCGCTCGAGGGGCTGCTCGAGGCCGGCATCGAGGTAAAGGCCCTGTACACCTATGCCCAGGGCCCCGACGAGCTGTGGTTCACCCCCCCCGCGGCCGTGGCCCGAGCCCAGGGCATTCCCGTCCACCTGGCCCCCGCCTTCAACGACGATGGCGTCTTCGAGTCCATCCGCGCGCTCAGTCCCGATTTCCTGTTCAGTTTCTACTTCCGGGAAATGATCCAGGCCCGGTTCCTCGAGCTGCCACGGCTGGGTGCCTATAATCTGCACGGCAGCCTCCTGCCGAAATACCGGGGCCGAGCCCCACTCAACTGGGTGCTGGTAAAGGGCGAGACGGAAACCGGCATCACCCTCCACGCCATGACCCCCAAGCCCGACGACGGCCACATCGTGGCCCAGGCCCGGTTGCCCATCGACTGGGACGAGACCGCCCTCAGCCTCACCCTGAAGGCTGCGGACGCCGGGCGGGACCTGGTGCGCGGAGCCATTCCCGGATTGGTGGACGGGAGCATCGCCCGCCTCGATCAGAAGACCCTTGGCCCCTCCACCTACTTCGGAGGGCGCAAGCCCGCGGATTCCAGGCTGGCGTTCACCATGGGCGTGCAGGAGGCCTTCAACCAGATCCGCGCCGTGGCTGACCCCTGGCCCAACGCCTTCCTCGAAACGGGCCGCGGCACCGTCAAGGTGGCCTGGGCCCTGCCCAGCCACGAGGTCTGCCCCGCCGGCCACTTCCGCCTGACGCGGGATGGCGTGCTGGTGGGCTTCGCCGATGGCGCGCTCAGCCTCCGCACCCTCCGGAGGGACGGCCTGCGGGTGGAACGGCCCACTGAGCAGGCGGAAATGCTCCGAGACCTGGGCCTTCCAGAGGCCTGATCCCCCCGCCCGGGGCCATAACCCGCGTCACGCGGCATTCGTCGGGGTTGCGGCTTCTGGATATCCTGTCGGCCCCACCCCCCAGGAGCCTTCATGCGCAGCGTGATCACCGGAACCGGCGTCGGCCTGCCCACCCATGTCGTCACCAACGCCGCCCTGGCCGGGATCATGGACACCTCGGACGAGTGGATCCGCACCCGCAGCGGCATTCAGGAGCGCCGCTACGCGGAATCGGGCCAGGGCTCCACCGATCTCGGGGTGCTGGCGGCCCGGGCCGCCATCGCCAAGGCGGGCCTGGGCGTCGAGGAGATCGACGCGGTCATCTTCGCCACCATGACGCCGGACCACCTCCTTCCGGGCAACGGCCCGCTGCTGCAGACGGCGCTGGGCCTCCGCACCACCCTGCCCACCTTCGACCTCCGGCAGCAGTGCAGCGGCTTCCTCTATGGCCTGGAACTGGCCGACCTCCTCATCCAGAGCGGCCGGTACCGCCGCATCCTCCTGGTGGGCGCCGAGGTGCATACGGCCTTCATGCCCTGGCACCTGGGTTGGGACACCCTGATCGGCCAGTCCACCCGGGAAGTCACCGCAGCGGAGAAGACGGAGAACACCGCCAGCCGCGACCGCACCGTCCTCTTCGGGGACGGCGCCGGGGCGGTGGTGATCGAGGCCCGGGAGGGCCAAGCCGGGCTCCTGAAGACCCGGCTCTTCACCGATGGCACCGGCGCGGGCGTGCTCACCATGACGGGGGTCAGCTTCAAGCGGCGCCCCTTCGTGAGCATCGAGCAGATCCAGGCCGGCGAGACCCTCCCCGTCATGTCCGGCAAGGAGGTCTTCAAGGCCGCCGTGACCCTCATGCCGCAGGCGGTGCGCCAGGTCTGCGCGGAGGCCGGGATGGCCGTGGAGGCTCTGGACCTGGTGCTGGTCCACCAGGCCAACCTCCGCATCATCGAAGGCGTGCAGAAGGCCCTGGGCCTGCCACCGGAACGGGTGCCGCACAACATCGAGCGCTACGGCAACACCACCGCCGCCACCCTGCCCATCCTCTTCCATGAGTGCCAGGAGGACGGACGGATCCAGCCCGGCATGCGGGTGGCCTTCACCGCGCTGGGATCCGGCCTGCACTGGGGGGCGGCGCTCTACCAAGCCTGATTGCGCGCCCGTCGAGCCAGGGCTAGAATCCTGGAAACTCCGGAGTCCCCATGCGTTTCCGCCCCCTGGCCCTCGGCGCCGCCCTGGCGCTGATCCCCGCCCTCATCCTGTCCGCCGGCACTCCTAAATCCCGCAAGCATTCGGGGGGCCCCGTGAAGACTGCCGGGGAAGCCAAGGCCATCGCCGAGCGGGAAACGGGCGGCAGGGCCGTTCATGCCCGCCGCATCTCCCTGAACGGCGCTTCCAGCGGCTGGGAGGTGGACTTGCGGATGCCGAACGAGGACCGCGGCTGGCGGTGCATCATCGACTCGGACACGCACATGGTCCACAGCAAGGCGCGCATCGACCAGCCAGGCGCCAGATCCAAGGCGGACGGCCCGGTGCGCATGGTCAAGGGGAGCCGCTGAAGGAGGCTCCCCGACCCGCGGCGACCGTTCGCCGGTTTTTCCCGCCCGGAGCCCTGCCCTGCTTGACAGCCCGGCCTAGAATCGTACCTGCGGCCAATGCCGCGAGGAGAACGACACATGGGTCTGATGGACTGGGGCAAAGCCCAATTCCTGGACATTCTTGAGTGGCTTGACGATTCCAACGACACGCTGGCTTGGCGCTTCCCCATGCGGGGCCAGGAGATCCAGAACGGCGGCAAGCTCGTCGTGCGGGAAAGCCAGGAGGCCGTCTTCGTCAACGAGGGCCAGCTGGCGGATGTGTTCAAGCCCGGCACGCACAACCTCACCACCCAGAACCTGCCCATCCTCGCCACCCTGAAGGGCTGGAAGTACGGCTTCGAGAGCCCCTTCAAGAGCGATGTCTACTTCATCTCCACCAAGCTCTACAACGACCTGAAGTGGGGCACCTCGAACCCGATCATGATGCGCGACGCCGACTTCGGCATGCTGCGCATCCGGGCCTTCGGGATCTACTCCATCAAGGTGGTGGACAGCGGCACCTTCCTCAAGCAGCTGGTAGGCACCAACGGCGTCTACACCGTGCCCGACATCAGCGAGCAGCTCCGCAAGACCATCATGAGCCGCTTCACGGACACCCTGGGCGAATCCAAGATTCCCGCCCTGGACCTGGCCGCGAAGTACGACGAGATCTCCGACCTCGTGAAGCAGAAGCTGCAGGACGAGTTCAAGACCATGGGCCTTGAGCTCTCCAAGTTCTTCGTGGAGAACATCAGCCTTCCCGAGGAAGTGGAAGCCATGATGGACAAGCGCACGGGCGTGGGCATGATGGCTCCCGTCATGGGCGCCTACACGCAGATGCAGGTGGCCGACAGCATCCCCCTCGCGGCCCAGAACCCCGGCGGCGTCGCCGGCATGGGTATGGGCGTGGGCCTGGGCTTTGGCATGGGCAACATGATGGGGCAGCAGATGACCGGCGCCGCCCAGCAGATGAGCCAGCAGGGATTCCCGGCGGGCAATGCCCCCGCGGCCCCTGCGGCATCCATGGCTCCCGCGAAGTCCTTGAAAGAGGAACTCACCGAGCTCAAGGAGCTTTTCGACGGCCAGCTCATCACTCAGGCCGAATACGACACCCAGCGCGCCGCGGTCATGAAGAAGTTCGGCATGGGGAATTGAGACTCCAGTCTTAAGTCTTCAGGTAACGGAAGAAAGGGCGGCTTCGGCCGCCCTTTCTTCAAGACTGAAGGCTTCGGACTGAAGCCCCCCCTTAGTGGTGGTGGTCCGCTTCCGCATCGTGCTGGTGGATGAACCGGTGGTGATGGCGATCCGCCATGTCCCGGGTCTCGAAGTGCACCGTGAGGTGGCGGACGCCGTGCCGTTCCCACAGCAGGCGCTCGATGCGCTCCAGGAACGCCTCCGTGTCCTCCAGCCGGTCAGTGGCCACGATGATGTGGGCCGAGGCGATGGTGAGGTGGCTGCACATCTTCCAACTGCGGAAGTCCTCCACTCCGAGGACGCCCGGGAGCGCCATCAATTCGGCCTTCACCGCCTCGTGCTCGAAGGCGGCGCGGTGCATGAGGATGCCCACCGCGTCGCGGAGGAGGAGCACCGCCCCCCGCAGGATGACCCCCAGGATCACCAGGGCGATGGCGGGATCCACCCAGCGCCAGCCCGTGAGGCGGATGAGGATCATGCTCACCACCAGGGAGACGCTGGTGAGGCTGTCGGCGAAGGCGTGCGTGTAGGCCGCCCGCAGGCTGGCATCGCGCTCCAGCAGGCTGCGATCACGCGGTACCAGCACCACCGTGGCCGCGATGTTCAATAAGAGGCCGATGCCCGAGAACACCAGCACCCAGCCGGTCTGGATGGGCACAGGATGGCGGAAGCGGGCCAGGGCCTCCCAGCCCACCGCCCCCGCCAGGAACAGGAGGAACCCCACACCCACCAGGCTGTTGAAGACTTCGAGACGATGCCAGCCGAAGGTCCACCGGTCATCGGGAGCCCGCCGGTTGGCCAGCCAGAGGCTCAGAATCCCGAGGCTGTTCACCAGCACATCATTCAGGTTCTCCAGGCTGTCGCTGACCAGGCCGATGGAACCCGTCCAGAGGCCGCCCACGCCCTGAAGGACGAAGCTCACGAAGAAGATCGCCGCGCTCCAGGCCAGGCGGCCCGTGGTGCTGGGCCCATGCTCGTGGGAGCCGGCCATCATCGGCCCCGGTACTGGGGCCTGCGCTTCTCGCGGAAGGCGGCCAGTCCCTCCAGGCGATCCTGGGTGGGGATCACCTGGGCGTAGCAGGCCTGCTCGAATGCAAGGCCGGCGCCCAGGTCCAGACCCTGCCCCCGGTTCACGGCGAGCTTGGCCATGCGGACGGCCACCGGGCCGTTGGGCAGGATCTCCCGGGCCAGCGCCAGCGCCGAGTCCAGGGCTTGCCCCGCGGGGACCACCCGGTCCACCATGCCCAGACGCCCGGCTTCCTCGGCGCCGAGGCGCCGGGCCGTGAAGATCAATTCCTTGGCCCGGGCTGCCCCGATGAGCCGAGGCAGGCGCTGAGTGCCCCCGGCGCCCGGGATGATGGCCAGGGCCGTCTCCACGAGGCCCAGCCTGGCATCGGCCCCGGCGATGCGGAGATCCGCACACAGGGCCAGCTCCAGTCCACCGCCGAAGGCCGCACCTTCCAGGGCGGCGACCACCGGCATGGGCAGATCCGCCAGCCCCGAGAAGGCCGAGCGCAGGCCCTGAACGAAGACCGCCACCTCGGCAGGGGTCATCTCGGCCCGCTCTTTCAGGTCTGCCCCTGCGCAGAACACCCCGGGCACGAGGCTGTGCAGGACCACGACCCGGACCGAAGCGTCAGAGCCCAGGTCTGCCAGGGCCTGCCGGAACTCCGCCATGAGCTGGCGGCCCAGGGCATTCTTGGCAGCGGGGCGGTCCAGGCCCAGAAGGACGATGCCCGCATCCGCCCCTGCCAGGTGTTCGAGGCGGACCTCCATCAGCCCAGCTCGACGATTGGGTCCCCTTCGTTGAGGAACTGGTCGGGGGTCACGAAGACCTTCTGGACCGTGCCCTCCTCGGGGCTGCCCACGGGAATCTGCATCTTCATCGACTCGATGATGACCAGGTCCTGGTCCTCGTTCACCGCATCGCCTGCCGCGACGCAGACCTCCAGAACCTTCCCCGCCATCTCGGCACGCACTACAGCCATTCAGTCACCTCATGAGGACGATGGCTCCAGTCTACCCGGCTACTCGTCCTTGTCGGTGTCGCCGATGACCACCAGGTCGTCGTCCTCGTAGGCGAAGTCGCCCTCCTCGATGAGGATCTCTCGGACCTTCCCGCATTCGGGGGCATTGATGTAGAAGGAGGTGCGGGAGGAGTCCGTGCCCTCAAGGATCAAGAGGGGCTCGTCCTCTTCCACTTCCTGGCCGGGGCGGACGAGTACATCCACCACATAGCCCGGCCATTCCGCCCGCACGATCATGCTGCCTCCCCGTCTTCGCTCCACGACCTTGGCGGGGAGAGTATGGCGCCCTGCGGCCCCGCGCAAGTCCCGGAAGCCGTTCTTTTCGTCACATCTGCTCTCTGAGATACTGAAAGGCTTGGAGGATGGAATGGCTGTGGCTTGTGGCATCGTGGGGCTCCCCAATGTGGGAAAATCCACCCTTTTCAACGCTCTCACCCGTGCGGGCGCGGCTTCGGCCAACTATCCCTTCTGCACCATCGAGCCCAATACGGGCGTGGTGGATGTGCCCGATCCCCGCCTGGCGGCCCTGGCCGAGATCGTGAACCCCCAGCGGGTCCTGCCGGCGGCCCAGGAATTCGTGGATATCGCGGGCCTGGTCCGGGGCGCCAGCAAGGGCGAGGGCCTGGGCAACGCCTTCCTGGGCCACATCCGGGAGACCGATGCCATCGTCCAGGTGGTGCGCTGCTTCGAGGACGGCAATGTCACCCATGTGGAGGGTGGCGTGGACCCGGAGCGGGACCTCAGCATCATCGAGACGGAACTGGTCATCAAGGACCTGGACGCCGTCGAGAAGGGCCTGGAGCGCCACCGGAAGGTCGCCAAGACCGGCAACAAGGAATCCCTGGCCCTGGTGGCGGTGCTGGAGCGGGTCTTCGCGGCCCTGGACGGCGGCAAGTGGGCCCGCACCGCGGGCCTGTCGCCCGAGGACAAGGCCCTCATCAAGTCCTACGGCCTGCTCACCCTCAAGCCCACCCTCTTCGTGGGCAACATCGGGGAGGAGGACATCCGGAACCCCGAGGGCAATGCCCACTACCAGAAGCTCCTGGCGCTCGCCGCCGAGCGCCAGGCCCCCTGCATCCCCATCTGCTCCAAGCTCGAAGCCGAGATTCAGGACCTCCCCGAGGAGGACCGTCCCCTCTTCCTGGAGGAGGCCGGCCTGTCGGAACCGGGCCTCAATGTCCTCATCCACGCCAGCTACGACCTGCTGGGCCTCCAGACCTACTTCACCGCCGGGGTGAAGGAAGTGCGGGCCTGGACCATCCACAAGGGGGACACGGCCCCCCAGGCCGCGGGCGTCATCCACACCGACTTCGAGAAGGGCTTCATCCGGGCCCAGGTCATCGCCTACGAGGACTTCATCCAGTACCGGGGCGAGCAGGGGGCCAAGGATGCCGGGAAGATGCGCACTGAGGGCAAGGACTATGTGGTGAAAGATGGGGACCTCATGAACTTCCTGTTCAATGTCTGAACTCATTCTTCCGGCGCCTTTTCCCGATGCCTTGGGAACGGGTGAGGATCGATGAGCCTGGTCAGGTCAAGCGGGGGGTCCGGACGGGAATCGACCGTCGAAGATCCCATGCAGATCCGCCGGGCCCTGACCGACCTGCAGCGCGCTGAATCGGAGTTCCCCATCAAGGTGGAGGGCACGCACACGCTGCCCTACACCGCCTGGGTCCAGCACCTGGACTTCGAGAAGGGCGTTCTCCATCTGAAGCTCATCCGCCCCCTCCCCCACGAGATGGTGAGCGGCGCTCCTTTCGAGATGCTCTTCGCGGTCGGAGAGCAGCGCTTCGAGGCCCCCCTCACCTTCCTGGGCCGGGAATCCTATCTCCTGTACCGATTCTCCGTTCCCCTCCGAATGACGCAGTCGGACCGGCGCACCCACAAGCGGTATCCCTTCCGGCCTCGGGAGAAGGCCTATGTGCTGGCCCAGGATTCGGGCCTGCCGGGCTTCGGCTTCGCGGGGCCCCTGGTGAACCTCTCCCTCGGCGGGCTCGCCTTCCGGGTGGATCGGGTCAT from Geothrix sp. includes these protein-coding regions:
- a CDS encoding tetratricopeptide repeat protein, with amino-acid sequence MLSARLRPVLGLLLILLVVVLSVEGFRQEPRFGWILTGTLIAGVWLGWAIRQVWIYPTVLARAEILWSAGEPASSVAECLDRAPLATGELGYRIHLLRSAAHQALGYRDRAWLDLLEGQLSRVPRWKRLEVARAFRKVPDLPSARRLAWGERLIRLAPRMARLRHLQGILLLRSGGAEALHQAWAHFEAALPLAWDDPLVLDDLMLAGLQHGREDVAERALAVLMARHGDPRLPWDRGAAGMHLLRSGHPAEALALIQALPPERRTQPQHWLVESISRRRLGDLEGSWQVAEAAVRQLPEAFRLWMERHQIALELRRDDEALRSLERAWKVIPGGAEGESLRQEWQLRRAEFAFWWEDQPDLAKSLLEKLPPEQQGPHHPPLLLQVEVALGEYETAYAEVINLLKAEPGNPELLLLQADCLAGMETWEALLPYLNGLGEACREYPAFWHLRGLAQANLGDHLPARLDLERAVRLDPQHLRYLLDAGHGCAELGDWDRAEGHWRQALQVDGRSEEALIHLAEARRELEDLDGARRYLRECLLHHPDSADAQARLAELEAN
- a CDS encoding cold-shock protein, which encodes MSEGTVKWFNAEKGFGFITPDEGGPDIFVHYSAVQTKGFRSLDEKQRVSFEVVQGPKGPQAANVNKI
- a CDS encoding formyltransferase family protein, yielding MPNPSAVVCAYSSVGTAALEGLLEAGIEVKALYTYAQGPDELWFTPPAAVARAQGIPVHLAPAFNDDGVFESIRALSPDFLFSFYFREMIQARFLELPRLGAYNLHGSLLPKYRGRAPLNWVLVKGETETGITLHAMTPKPDDGHIVAQARLPIDWDETALSLTLKAADAGRDLVRGAIPGLVDGSIARLDQKTLGPSTYFGGRKPADSRLAFTMGVQEAFNQIRAVADPWPNAFLETGRGTVKVAWALPSHEVCPAGHFRLTRDGVLVGFADGALSLRTLRRDGLRVERPTEQAEMLRDLGLPEA
- a CDS encoding multidrug efflux SMR transporter, with the translated sequence MRSWILLLVAGLLETGWAIGLKYTQGFTRPLASVLTGLAIVGSMVLLGLAAKELPIGTAYPVWVGIGAFGAAVLGMVLFKEPVTPGRIFFLVLLMVAVMGLKATTA
- a CDS encoding tetratricopeptide repeat protein is translated as MRLRILPLLLGAALLVGGEDPFEAPPELQTFARQHTIGQMGVSAKVSALLKAFFAPPEEGGLGIVYDNAYTRTPVEAWRDRKANCLSLTALYVAACRSIGLEARYGESLRVSRWRRVGTTVRYERHVVAVVPTGTIGQELVADFLPEVRRDSQLIASLEPKRVVALFHSNRAVELLAEGKPEEALHYAHHSIEVDPGLGVGWNILGVVQRAKDQDKEAEVSFRKALEVDPRDGAPCGNMENLMRAQGREEEARRFRERGLEIRKRDPFFNAFLAEEALADDQWSEAEKRIKQAIKLLPREPEFYLIQARVCLAQGQTKDAIKALEKARKWSLPEAQSRYDSKLALLRSLKPV
- a CDS encoding acyl-CoA dehydrogenase family protein; protein product: MLGFSLSPEQLAEKERAHTFAEKIMRPVARKYDETGEWAVDVYKAAWDQGYLQALVPEDCGGPGAKQIEEAIVCEELAWGCAGLYTSIMANGLAMTPLLVAASPEQKKKWLGMLAEEPKFAAFSLSEPNAGSDAGGMSCRAEKKGDKYIINGTKCYCTNGGYADWYALFASTDPTKGARGTSCIVVPRDTPGLVVGKAMDKMGQRASNQVELYFNDAEVPVENLLGKEGMGFVIAMKTLDQTRAAVAAGGVGVARAAFEIALEYAKTRIQFGQPIFANQAISFMLADMAKKIEASRLLTWQAAWMTDNGIKNSKQSAIAKTFATDTAMEVSTDAVQILGGNGYSRDYLVEKCMRDAKLLQIYEGTNQIQRLVIAKEIQQGN
- a CDS encoding 3-oxoacyl-[acyl-carrier-protein] synthase III C-terminal domain-containing protein encodes the protein MRSVITGTGVGLPTHVVTNAALAGIMDTSDEWIRTRSGIQERRYAESGQGSTDLGVLAARAAIAKAGLGVEEIDAVIFATMTPDHLLPGNGPLLQTALGLRTTLPTFDLRQQCSGFLYGLELADLLIQSGRYRRILLVGAEVHTAFMPWHLGWDTLIGQSTREVTAAEKTENTASRDRTVLFGDGAGAVVIEAREGQAGLLKTRLFTDGTGAGVLTMTGVSFKRRPFVSIEQIQAGETLPVMSGKEVFKAAVTLMPQAVRQVCAEAGMAVEALDLVLVHQANLRIIEGVQKALGLPPERVPHNIERYGNTTAATLPILFHECQEDGRIQPGMRVAFTALGSGLHWGAALYQA